The DNA region CCGAAAATGTGCGTGCCGGAACCGTTGTCGAGCCTTCCTCGTCAACCCGTGCTGCGATCCAACAAGTGATACCCAATTCAAGATTGGTGGCGGAAAGCCGTAAACGACCCTCATCGGTTGCGATCAAAATATTCGATAAAACAGGCAGGGTGCTGCGCGGCGAAACGGCGCGTGAAACAATGCCCAAACCGCGTGCAAGATTTTCTTGAAGGACAGTTACTTTCATGGTGTTCGCCCTCGGTTTCGTGGAATGATTTTCAAAAGTATATCATTAAGACGAAAGTAGGTCACGCTTTAAGCGTGACCTACAATGTTAGAACCCTGTCACCATCGAAACACCCAGCATCGTCAACATGAACAGCAATTGACACGCGAACAACGCCGCAAATACATAGGCAACGTACGCCCATACCGGCGTGATCCGTTTTGGAGATTGCGGGCGGAGTTCCTGTCCTTCTGCAATGGACTTCGCGGAATCAGCCGCCTGCCCAAAATCATTCATCCAGAACACGCCCGCCGCCTCGTCATTGACGATAAGCCTGTTCCCGTTAAAGGAGCGGATCCACGCCTCGACATTTTTCGGCGGATCCACCGCCAGCGATGCAGGCAGGATGATCGCATCCGCCTGCACATCCTTTGCAAGTTTTTCACCAGCATCGACCATCGTCAATTGCAGTTTCGGCGCGCGCTTGGCAAACACAGCTCTGACAGCCTCGCCGAATTTCCCATCATGGTCAAAGACCAACACATGGAATTGGGACTGCTTCTCCCCCAGGGCATCAGCGCGGGCTGCACTGTCTTTTCGCAGTGCAGAGAGATGATAGAGCAACAGCACAACGAAGAGTACCAGCACCTGGAAGGTGTTCAGAACGGAATTAACAATATTATCTGCAGCACCGCCAAGTGCGGCGTTGATCAGCAGGAAGATCAACCAGCCCGCCCATATCATCCCGCCGATGACCGCGGCAAACAACACGATGTACAAATACGTTTTGCGGATCACCGACCGCCGGGCATGATCGCCCTCATCGGATTCCGCCAATGCCTGCGTTTGCATCGGGCGCCATGTCACCAGCCAGAGCGGCAGTCCTGCCGCTAGAAATGCCAAGGCACTGGATATCTGAGTCCGAAACCCGCCGCTCCCCAGGTAGGCTCTTTCGGTCAGCAGGTCCACAACCACTGAAAGCAGGGCTGCGACTGCAAAGAATGTTGCCGCAAGACCAATGAGGGAGAGGATATAGAAATAAAGCCTTTGTTTTCCAGCACGGCGAGGCGCATTTTCATCGAATACGAATTGCTGGTTGAGCCACTTCCCAAAATATGCCCAGATGACAGCGAACGGCAAGCCAATGGAGATCGGACCGCCGATATCCTGTAAAAATTCCACCCAGGGTTTATTCTCGCCGAGAAGCTGGATCAGGATCAGATAGATCAGGTTTCCGCCTGCGGTGAGCACGATCACCACGCCGCCAAGCGAAAGCAGATAGAGAATGCCGAGGCGGAGATAAGACTCACGTTCGGAGGGATCAGCCAACCCGTCCTGAAGGATGCGCCAGGCATAGATCCAGATCGGCGTTCCGATCACGAGCAGCGCGATCGCATTGACCACAGTCTCCCGTCCGACCGATCCAAGGACTACGCTGATGGATAACGTGAAGGCGTAGTTCAATGCCTGCTGCGCGCCATAGACCGTCATCAGCAGACCGTAAAGCATCCAGATGAACCGATAGATGCGGCGGATCTCCGCATAGTTTTCGGTTTCACTAAGCGTGCGCCATTCGCCTTTGAGGATGTTCCAGAAATATGCGGCGATGAGCAGGTTGATGACAATGGCGATGAGGTTGTCGCTCCACGTTTGCGAGCTGCCGACGATGGCACGGGTGGTGAAGAGGTCTGCCGCGGAGAGGAAGATGCGGTCGACCAATGCGAGTGTATTTTGCACAACCGGGATGAGCGTGCCGAGCAGGATGCCATATAAAAAGACAGCGCGCACCGAGGATGTTTTCTCCTCATCATCCTGCGCGGATGTGCGCTGTGCCCACAGCCAATGAACGAGGAAGATCGGCACGCCGACGAGGATCAGCGCCAGTGCCTGAGCCAATGTGGATGCGCTGTCCACGACTTGCCGGGCGTTGAACACCGAACGGAGCAAGCCGATCATGCCCCATAGCACCACTTCGACACTGATAAAGGCAACGGCATAAAAGTAAAGACGGCGAATGGTTTTCATATGGTCACTTTCTGTCAATGCGAACTTTTCGCAATGACATGAAATTAAGGCTTATACGGTTCCTGATACCAGCTAAAATCCCAGAAGTTGTACGGCATGGAACTTAACTTCCACATGCCGTTCTGCTGAACCAATAAAGCGCGATCGGAACTTGAATAACGGCTGGAGAACGGATCGGTATTTGGATAATAGATGGAAAGCGAAACAACCGCCTCGTCATCGTGAATGTCAGCCGAGCCGACGTCCACACCCACATCACCGGGGTTGACCATGCCATTGAAAAAAGAGCGGCGGAACGCTTCATAGGTTGGTTTGTGTTCGAGATCGGCGAGATATTCATACGCCTTTTGATAATCCCTGTTCAACACCGCCAGCACATAATTATGCACCACGCCTTCGGGTGTCGTTTCCGCGACATAATCGCGTTTATCCTGCCGCGTAAAGAATAAACCCAACGCCAGCAGGATGAGCACGCCAATGCCGATCAGAATACCTGTCAGAAATTTATCCTGTTTCATAAATGCCTCCAATTCCGGCTTAACTGTACTCCAAAATGACGAAAAAAACACCCGAAAAGTTTCACATACAACGCCCCTGCTTTGATATACTTACCCCATCATTCATCAAGGAGAATCCAAATGACCGTTTCCGCACCCCGCTGGGACCTGACCAACGTCTATCCCTCGCTTGATTCAAAACAGTTCAAGACCGCCATCAAGACCTTCAAAAAACAGCTCGATGAACTTGATGCCTTCTTCAAGAAAGCCGCCAAAGCAGATTCAAAAACCGACCCGAAGAAACTCGGCAAGATCCTCGGCGAATCCGTGGAACGCTTCAACGCCCTCTTTGAGTTGTCCGGCACCATTGGACCTTTCGTCTACTCATACATCTCCACCGACTCGCGCAACAAGGAAGCCATGCGCATCCTCTCCGAGTTTGAGCAGATGAACGTGCAGACCAGTATGCTCAACACCCGTTTCACCGCCTGGGCGGGAAAACTTGGCAAAGCCGCCATCAAAAAAGCAGTGAAGACCAATCCTGCCGCCAAGGCACACGAGTTCATCCTGCTCGAAGCGGCGGAACAATCCAAATATCTGATGAGCGAAGCCGAGGAAGCCGTCGCCGCCGAATTGACGCTCAGCGGTGGAAACGCCTTCGGCAAACTGCAGGGGACGATCACTTCCCAAATGACCGTGGACTTTGAACTCGATGGCAAATCCCAAAAGATGCCGATGCCCGCGCTCATCAACCTGCGCTCGCACCCCGACGAAGCCACCCGCCGCCGCGGATACGAAGCCGAGAACAAAGCCTGGGAAGGCGTGCAGGAAACCCTCGCCGCCTGTCTGAACGGCGTCAAAGGCGAAACGCTCGTGCTCGACAAGAAACGCGGACGCGAAGATAACCTCCACGCCTCCATCGATTCCGCCCGCATGGACCGCGCCACGCTCGAAGCCATGCTCGGCGCGATGAAAGATTCCTTCCCCATGTTCCGCCGCTATTTCAAGCACAAGGCAAAACTGATCGGCAAGAAAAAACTCGCCTGGTGGGATGTCTTCGCTCCGATGGGCAAGACCGACAAGGTCTATTCGTGGAATGAAGCGCGCGATTTCATCGTGGAGAACTTCAACAAGTTCTCGCCCGATCTCGGCGCTTTTGCCCGGCGCGCCTTCGACAGCAACTGGATCGACGGCGAACAACGCGAAGGCAAACGCGGAGGCGCGTTCTGCATGGGCTTGGACGGAGTAAAGGAAAGCCGCATCCTAGCCAATTTCGACGGCTCGTTCGATCAGGTCAGCACGCTGGCACATGAGCTTGGTCACGCCTTCCACAATGAATGCGCCTATCAGGCGGACAAGACACCGCTCCAACAGCAA from Anaerolineales bacterium includes:
- a CDS encoding DUF5671 domain-containing protein; the encoded protein is MKTIRRLYFYAVAFISVEVVLWGMIGLLRSVFNARQVVDSASTLAQALALILVGVPIFLVHWLWAQRTSAQDDEEKTSSVRAVFLYGILLGTLIPVVQNTLALVDRIFLSAADLFTTRAIVGSSQTWSDNLIAIVINLLIAAYFWNILKGEWRTLSETENYAEIRRIYRFIWMLYGLLMTVYGAQQALNYAFTLSISVVLGSVGRETVVNAIALLVIGTPIWIYAWRILQDGLADPSERESYLRLGILYLLSLGGVVIVLTAGGNLIYLILIQLLGENKPWVEFLQDIGGPISIGLPFAVIWAYFGKWLNQQFVFDENAPRRAGKQRLYFYILSLIGLAATFFAVAALLSVVVDLLTERAYLGSGGFRTQISSALAFLAAGLPLWLVTWRPMQTQALAESDEGDHARRSVIRKTYLYIVLFAAVIGGMIWAGWLIFLLINAALGGAADNIVNSVLNTFQVLVLFVVLLLYHLSALRKDSAARADALGEKQSQFHVLVFDHDGKFGEAVRAVFAKRAPKLQLTMVDAGEKLAKDVQADAIILPASLAVDPPKNVEAWIRSFNGNRLIVNDEAAGVFWMNDFGQAADSAKSIAEGQELRPQSPKRITPVWAYVAYVFAALFACQLLFMLTMLGVSMVTGF
- a CDS encoding M3 family oligoendopeptidase, with the protein product MTVSAPRWDLTNVYPSLDSKQFKTAIKTFKKQLDELDAFFKKAAKADSKTDPKKLGKILGESVERFNALFELSGTIGPFVYSYISTDSRNKEAMRILSEFEQMNVQTSMLNTRFTAWAGKLGKAAIKKAVKTNPAAKAHEFILLEAAEQSKYLMSEAEEAVAAELTLSGGNAFGKLQGTITSQMTVDFELDGKSQKMPMPALINLRSHPDEATRRRGYEAENKAWEGVQETLAACLNGVKGETLVLDKKRGREDNLHASIDSARMDRATLEAMLGAMKDSFPMFRRYFKHKAKLIGKKKLAWWDVFAPMGKTDKVYSWNEARDFIVENFNKFSPDLGAFARRAFDSNWIDGEQREGKRGGAFCMGLDGVKESRILANFDGSFDQVSTLAHELGHAFHNECAYQADKTPLQQQTPMTLAETASIMCETIATEAALEQTTDKQEVLAILEAQLNNASQVVVDIYSRYLFEKEVFERRAKAELAADEINDIMERAQKATYGDGLDEKFLQKYMWTWKPHYYSAGFSFYNYPYAFGLLFATGLYAIYQKRGAEFVPAYKELLASTGEAPAAELADKFGINIRTKKFWADSLAIIGKRVDRYCKL